A portion of the Novosphingobium sp. KA1 genome contains these proteins:
- a CDS encoding alpha/beta hydrolase, translating into MATDATDLMTRIFQDHASQVTGLFGGLVPKEGSPEAESAVHWAEIAGRMHSIWTDFQVEQLGKARDGKGHWSDPVKWVASAEAVVRQLPLADPEVQQRLWNEAAQLINGVLGQYGLGPAATAAGQGADRGAGRGAGQDAGQGAGEGAAAEPVLPRADRRFADPEWRRQPFFAVIHQLYLMLSEQLVGLAEKAEGLEPARKAQLLFATRAIVDALSPANFPMTNPVALEAARRSQGESLIRGFENLLDDMRKGQLTHVRPGAFVLGENIAVTPGKVVFETPLYQLIQYTPTTDKVLKTPLLIFPPWINRFYILDLNAKKSFVRWAVEQGVSVFMVSWKSADAAMADLVWDDYIAAQIEAIDAVRARLGVPSVHTIGYCVAGTTLAATLAVLARKGEADKVASATFFTAQVDFEDAGDLRNFIDDQQIEAIGKLSPEGYLDGRYLAATFNILRGNDLIWSTVEKNYLLGEDYPAFDLLHWNGDVTNLPARWHRSYLRDLYRDNRLVVADSLQAGGVPIDLHRITTPTYIQAGREDHIAPARSVWKLTHYLAGPSTFVLAGSGHIAGVVNPPSAGKYQYWTNDAGADTLEAFVEGAREHPGSWWPHWAAWLQALDPVQVAARGKRRPGGRGDKVIEDAPGRYVTQR; encoded by the coding sequence ATGGCGACCGACGCCACCGATCTGATGACCCGAATTTTCCAGGATCATGCCAGTCAGGTGACCGGCCTTTTCGGCGGCCTCGTTCCCAAGGAGGGCTCTCCCGAGGCGGAGAGCGCGGTCCATTGGGCCGAGATCGCCGGGCGCATGCATTCGATCTGGACCGATTTCCAGGTCGAGCAGCTCGGCAAGGCCAGGGACGGGAAGGGTCATTGGTCCGATCCGGTCAAGTGGGTGGCGAGCGCCGAGGCCGTCGTGCGCCAGTTGCCGCTCGCCGATCCCGAAGTGCAGCAGCGGCTGTGGAACGAGGCGGCGCAGCTCATCAACGGGGTGCTGGGCCAGTACGGCCTCGGCCCGGCGGCAACAGCCGCAGGCCAGGGGGCAGACCGGGGCGCAGGCCGGGGGGCAGGCCAGGACGCTGGGCAGGGTGCGGGGGAAGGTGCCGCCGCCGAGCCGGTGCTGCCGCGTGCGGATCGCCGTTTTGCCGATCCCGAATGGCGCCGCCAGCCCTTCTTCGCGGTCATCCACCAGCTCTACCTCATGCTCAGCGAGCAGCTGGTCGGCCTGGCCGAGAAGGCCGAAGGACTGGAGCCCGCGCGCAAGGCACAGCTGCTCTTCGCCACCCGCGCGATCGTCGATGCGCTGAGCCCGGCGAATTTCCCGATGACCAATCCGGTGGCGCTGGAGGCCGCGCGCCGCTCGCAGGGCGAAAGCCTGATCCGCGGTTTCGAGAACCTGCTCGACGACATGCGCAAGGGCCAGCTCACCCATGTCCGCCCCGGTGCCTTTGTGCTGGGCGAGAACATCGCGGTGACACCGGGCAAGGTCGTGTTCGAGACGCCGCTCTACCAGCTGATCCAGTACACGCCGACCACCGACAAGGTGCTCAAGACCCCGCTGCTGATCTTCCCGCCGTGGATCAACCGGTTCTACATCCTCGACCTCAACGCCAAGAAGAGCTTCGTGCGCTGGGCGGTGGAGCAGGGCGTGAGCGTGTTCATGGTCTCGTGGAAGTCCGCCGATGCGGCGATGGCGGATCTGGTCTGGGACGATTACATCGCCGCCCAGATCGAGGCGATCGACGCGGTGCGCGCGCGGCTTGGCGTGCCCTCGGTGCACACCATCGGTTACTGCGTCGCCGGGACCACGCTGGCCGCCACGCTGGCGGTGCTGGCGCGCAAGGGCGAGGCGGACAAGGTCGCCAGCGCCACCTTCTTTACCGCGCAAGTCGATTTCGAGGATGCGGGAGACTTGCGCAACTTCATCGACGACCAGCAGATCGAGGCGATCGGCAAGCTCTCGCCCGAAGGCTATCTCGACGGCCGCTATCTCGCCGCGACCTTCAACATCCTGCGCGGCAACGACCTGATCTGGAGCACGGTGGAGAAGAACTACCTGCTGGGCGAGGACTATCCGGCCTTCGACCTGCTCCACTGGAACGGCGACGTCACCAACCTGCCGGCCCGCTGGCACCGCAGCTACTTGCGCGATCTCTATCGCGACAACCGGCTGGTGGTGGCGGATTCGCTGCAGGCCGGCGGGGTGCCGATCGACCTCCACCGCATCACCACGCCCACCTATATCCAGGCCGGGCGCGAGGATCACATCGCGCCGGCGCGCAGCGTCTGGAAGCTGACGCACTATCTGGCGGGCCCCTCGACCTTTGTGCTGGCGGGGTCGGGGCACATTGCCGGCGTGGTCAATCCGCCGTCGGCGGGCAAGTACCAGTACTGGACCAACGACGCCGGTGCCGACACGCTGGAGGCTTTTGTCGAAGGGGCGCGCGAGCATCCCGGCAGCTGGTGGCCGCACTGGGCGGCGTGGTTGCAGGCGCTTGATCCCGTGCAAGTGGCGGCGCGCGGCAAGCGCCGTCCGGGCGGGCGCGGCGACAAGGTGATCGAGGACGCGCCCGGGCGCTACGTCACCCAGCGCTAA
- a CDS encoding LL-diaminopimelate aminotransferase: MEDEFYRIKRLPPYVIAEVNAMRHAARQAGRDIIDLGMGNPDLPPPAHVIEKLCEVAQKEDAHGYSASSGIPGIRRAQANYYGRRFNVDLDPETEVVMTMGSKEGLASLATAITAPGDVVLAPNPSYPIHTFGFIIAGATIRSVPTTPDERYWESLNRAMAFTVPRPSILIVNYPSNPTAETVDLAFYERLVAWAKENKVWILSDLAYSELYFDGNPTRSILEVPGAKDVAVEFTSMSKTFSMAGWRVGFAVGNPKLIAALKRVKSYLDYGAFTPIQAAACAALNGPQDIVEKNRNLYQKRRDVMVEAFGRAGWDIPSPKASMFAWAPLPPALKEMGSLEFSKQLLTHAEVAVAPGVGYGEDGEGFVRIAMVENEQRLRQAARNIKRYLVSMGVNTPAA, encoded by the coding sequence ATGGAAGACGAGTTCTACCGCATCAAGCGCCTGCCGCCCTACGTTATCGCCGAAGTCAACGCGATGCGTCATGCGGCACGCCAGGCCGGTAGGGACATCATCGACCTCGGCATGGGCAACCCCGACCTGCCGCCGCCCGCCCACGTGATCGAGAAGCTGTGCGAAGTCGCCCAGAAGGAAGACGCCCACGGCTATTCGGCCTCCTCGGGCATTCCCGGCATCCGCCGTGCCCAGGCCAACTACTACGGCCGCCGCTTCAACGTCGATCTCGATCCCGAGACCGAAGTGGTGATGACGATGGGGTCGAAGGAAGGCCTCGCCAGCCTCGCCACCGCGATCACCGCGCCGGGCGACGTGGTGCTCGCGCCCAACCCCAGCTACCCGATCCACACGTTCGGCTTCATCATCGCCGGGGCGACGATCCGCTCGGTGCCGACCACACCGGACGAGCGCTACTGGGAATCGCTGAACCGCGCGATGGCCTTCACGGTGCCGCGCCCCTCGATCCTGATCGTCAACTATCCCTCGAACCCGACCGCCGAGACGGTGGACCTCGCCTTCTACGAGCGCCTGGTCGCCTGGGCGAAGGAGAACAAGGTCTGGATCCTTTCCGACCTTGCCTATTCGGAACTCTATTTCGACGGCAATCCCACGCGCTCGATCCTCGAAGTGCCCGGCGCCAAGGACGTGGCGGTGGAATTCACCTCGATGTCGAAGACTTTCTCGATGGCGGGCTGGCGCGTCGGCTTCGCGGTGGGCAACCCCAAGCTGATCGCGGCGCTCAAGCGCGTGAAGTCCTACCTCGACTACGGCGCCTTCACGCCGATCCAGGCCGCGGCCTGCGCGGCGCTCAACGGCCCGCAGGACATCGTCGAGAAGAACCGCAACCTCTACCAGAAGCGCCGCGACGTCATGGTCGAGGCGTTCGGCCGCGCCGGCTGGGACATCCCCAGCCCCAAGGCCTCGATGTTCGCCTGGGCGCCGCTGCCGCCGGCATTGAAGGAAATGGGCAGCCTGGAATTCTCCAAGCAATTGCTCACCCATGCCGAAGTCGCGGTGGCGCCGGGCGTGGGCTACGGCGAGGACGGCGAAGGCTTCGTGCGCATCGCCATGGTCGAGAACGAGCAGCGCCTGCGCCAGGCCGCGCGCAACATCAAGCGCTACCTCGTCTCGATGGGCGTCAACACGCCGGCTGCCTGA